A single region of the Thermodesulfatator indicus DSM 15286 genome encodes:
- a CDS encoding DUF364 domain-containing protein: MALKNPKMNIYERLLEKALSQGRGRMIDDVRLGLGYTAVKLDSGQIGLGYTILEEKLSCNILPPEVSFAGKPADVVAKYFLSANLLEAGVGLATINAILNNPREDYLLGDPLKLATITSEDRVAMVGYFEPLAQKLRNKVAELWIFERNPARHAETLRESDMFDLLPQATVAIITSVTLINKTLEEIFEYLHKPREVILLGPSTPLFPEAFRDTPITILSGLLVKDEKILTLVSEAKGTKAFKPYVEKVNLRLE, translated from the coding sequence GTGGCCTTAAAAAATCCTAAGATGAATATTTACGAACGCCTTTTAGAAAAAGCCCTTTCCCAAGGCCGAGGACGCATGATAGATGACGTGCGCCTCGGTCTTGGTTATACAGCCGTAAAGCTTGATAGCGGCCAAATAGGTTTGGGCTATACCATTTTAGAAGAAAAACTGAGTTGTAATATACTGCCGCCAGAAGTTAGTTTTGCAGGGAAACCTGCTGACGTAGTGGCTAAGTATTTCCTTTCGGCTAATCTGTTAGAAGCGGGAGTGGGGTTAGCCACTATAAATGCCATTTTGAATAATCCTAGAGAAGACTATCTTTTGGGAGATCCTTTAAAACTTGCCACGATAACTTCTGAAGATAGAGTGGCTATGGTGGGTTATTTTGAACCTCTGGCACAAAAATTGAGAAATAAAGTGGCGGAACTATGGATATTTGAAAGAAATCCAGCTAGACACGCGGAAACTCTTCGCGAAAGTGATATGTTTGACCTTTTGCCCCAGGCCACTGTAGCTATAATTACCTCGGTTACCCTTATAAATAAAACCCTTGAAGAAATTTTTGAATATTTGCATAAACCACGAGAAGTAATTCTTCTAGGGCCTAGCACTCCTTTGTTTCCCGAAGCCTTCAGGGATACACCGATAACCATCCTTTCTGGCCTGCTAGTAAAAGATGAAAAGATTTTAACCCTGGTAAGTGAAGCAAAAGGTACCAAGGCTTTTAAACCTTACGTGGAAAAAGTAAACTTAAGATTAGAATGA
- the jag gene encoding RNA-binding cell elongation regulator Jag/EloR: MISEEFEAKTLDQAVELACKHFGVERDDLDIEVLSQGSTGIFGIGAKKARIKASIKPETLLKKRAEEAQRVLVKLITSGDLEINFSFEIKPNGISFSLSGPDSKLFVAKDGAPLNALQYLINKIVAKRLGVGPKITLNIEGFKNGKSQKLEGLARKAAKEAIKTKKPVFLPPMPASDRRQIHLAVKKMKGVISRSRGVGQKRRVVIFPQSSRFSGRRPK, from the coding sequence ATGATATCTGAAGAATTCGAAGCCAAAACTTTAGATCAGGCCGTAGAATTAGCTTGTAAACACTTTGGCGTAGAAAGAGACGATCTAGATATAGAGGTTTTGAGTCAGGGTTCTACAGGTATATTTGGAATAGGAGCCAAAAAAGCGCGCATAAAAGCAAGCATAAAACCTGAGACCCTTTTAAAGAAAAGGGCAGAAGAAGCCCAGAGAGTTCTAGTTAAGTTAATAACTAGTGGTGACTTGGAAATTAACTTTTCTTTTGAAATTAAACCAAATGGCATTTCTTTTTCACTTTCCGGGCCTGACAGTAAATTATTCGTGGCCAAAGATGGCGCGCCTTTAAATGCTTTGCAGTATCTGATTAACAAAATCGTAGCCAAAAGATTAGGGGTAGGGCCTAAAATAACTCTTAATATTGAAGGCTTTAAAAATGGTAAGAGCCAAAAACTAGAAGGTTTGGCCCGCAAAGCAGCCAAAGAAGCTATTAAAACCAAAAAGCCGGTTTTTCTCCCTCCGATGCCTGCTAGTGATCGTCGTCAAATTCACCTAGCAGTAAAAAAAATGAAAGGGGTTATTAGCCGCAGTAGGGGGGTAGGGCAAAAACGTCGTGTGGTAATCTTCCCTCAGAGTAGTCGTTTTTCTGGACGAAGGCCTAAATGA
- a CDS encoding Mrp/NBP35 family ATP-binding protein: MPTREEIMEVLKKVKDPELGRSLVDLGMIRDVKIDGDKVKVVVALTIAGCPMKGRIAGDVKKAVSEVPGVKEVDVELTTMTPEEREKILGKKKVPEKKALKDIRHIIAVASGKGGVGKTTVSVNLAVALAKKGYKVGILDADIYGPNVPLLMGLQGERPFTRDNLLVPPERWGIKVMSFGFLAPEGQAIIWRGPLVHRALSELAEAVDWGVLDFLVIDLPPGTGDAPLTVAQVFPLRGVVIVTTPQKVALSDVVRSINMFNELGTRIFGIVENMSYLKTVGPDGKEQVIPVFGEGGGEKLAKDLRVPLLGKVPLDPNLSKSGEIGKPAALDPESELGKVFGEIAEKIATQSLEFEKMGSCGLKKS; encoded by the coding sequence ATGCCAACGCGTGAAGAGATAATGGAGGTTCTCAAAAAGGTTAAAGATCCCGAGCTTGGCCGTAGTCTGGTAGATTTGGGAATGATTCGAGATGTAAAAATTGATGGTGACAAGGTAAAGGTAGTAGTGGCTTTAACTATAGCCGGCTGCCCTATGAAAGGTCGTATTGCTGGTGATGTCAAAAAAGCTGTTTCTGAAGTTCCAGGGGTAAAAGAAGTAGATGTTGAACTGACTACTATGACCCCTGAAGAACGTGAAAAAATTCTCGGTAAAAAGAAAGTTCCTGAGAAAAAGGCCTTAAAAGACATAAGACATATTATTGCCGTGGCCAGTGGTAAAGGTGGAGTAGGTAAGACCACGGTGTCTGTGAACCTGGCGGTGGCTCTTGCTAAAAAAGGCTATAAAGTGGGAATCCTTGACGCTGATATTTATGGTCCCAATGTCCCTTTGCTTATGGGACTTCAAGGTGAAAGACCTTTTACCAGAGATAATCTTTTGGTACCTCCTGAGCGCTGGGGTATTAAAGTCATGTCCTTCGGATTTTTGGCTCCTGAAGGGCAGGCCATCATTTGGCGTGGTCCTTTGGTACATCGGGCCCTTTCAGAACTTGCTGAAGCTGTGGACTGGGGTGTTCTTGATTTCTTAGTAATTGACCTACCCCCTGGAACTGGTGACGCACCTTTAACCGTGGCTCAGGTCTTCCCTTTAAGAGGAGTGGTCATTGTTACCACGCCTCAAAAAGTGGCGCTATCTGATGTGGTTCGTTCCATAAACATGTTCAATGAACTTGGTACCAGGATTTTTGGTATTGTAGAGAACATGTCCTACCTCAAAACAGTAGGCCCAGATGGTAAGGAGCAGGTCATCCCTGTTTTTGGTGAAGGGGGAGGAGAGAAACTAGCAAAAGATCTGAGAGTACCTTTGCTTGGCAAGGTGCCACTAGATCCAAATCTTTCCAAAAGTGGTGAAATTGGAAAACCAGCAGCCCTTGATCCTGAAAGTGAATTAGGTAAAGTCTTTGGAGAGATAGCTGAAAAAATAGCTACTCAGTCTCTAGAGTTCGAGAAGATGGGAAGCTGTGGCCTTAAAAAATCCTAA
- the mnmE gene encoding tRNA uridine-5-carboxymethylaminomethyl(34) synthesis GTPase MnmE, translating to MKLKDLEYTEATIAAIATPIGPGAIGVIKVSGSLSEKILKRLFRSKKPIKEFQSHRLYYGYIVNPETETPVDEVLITLMRKPHTYTREDVLEIYGHSGYLVLTKILELVLKEGARLAEPGEFTKRAFLNGRIDLSQAEALLDLINARSEESLKLALNQLRGALAEKLRPVREALLSALAVVEVAVDFPDEDVEIISHYELAENLENQVLEPLKELLKNYQEGRLYREGIAVVIAGRPNVGKSSLLNALLAEERAIVTPIPGTTRDIIEEFATIKGLPVRLIDTAGLRETEDLVEEIGVKKAKEKIATADVVIFMLDGSLEPTEEDLKLYQEIKAMPHLVVINKIDIASHENLNRYREIFPQEKLIFISARTGEGLEALAEAIFELVTGRTEEFIPSVVPNLRQKMAIENALKATEQAISNLKKTDIYPELIAIDLRDALSSLGEITGETTTEDLLDRIFSNFCLGK from the coding sequence ATGAAGTTAAAGGATTTAGAATATACGGAAGCCACTATCGCCGCTATTGCTACGCCTATTGGCCCGGGAGCCATAGGGGTCATTAAAGTAAGTGGTAGTCTTTCAGAGAAAATTTTAAAACGTCTTTTCCGTTCCAAGAAGCCAATCAAAGAATTTCAAAGCCACCGCTTGTATTATGGCTACATAGTAAATCCTGAAACCGAGACTCCTGTTGATGAAGTTTTAATAACTTTGATGCGAAAGCCCCACACTTACACCCGCGAGGACGTCCTTGAAATTTACGGCCACAGTGGCTACCTGGTGTTAACCAAGATACTTGAACTGGTTTTAAAAGAAGGGGCTCGTTTGGCTGAACCAGGAGAGTTTACCAAGCGTGCTTTTTTGAATGGCCGCATTGATCTTTCTCAGGCCGAGGCTCTGCTAGACCTTATAAACGCTCGTTCGGAAGAAAGTCTTAAGCTGGCCTTAAATCAGCTTCGCGGCGCTTTAGCTGAGAAATTAAGACCTGTGCGTGAGGCCTTACTTTCAGCTTTGGCTGTAGTAGAAGTGGCCGTGGATTTCCCCGACGAAGACGTAGAGATTATTTCTCATTATGAACTGGCGGAAAATTTAGAAAATCAAGTTCTTGAGCCGCTTAAAGAATTGCTTAAAAACTATCAGGAGGGGCGTTTGTATCGCGAGGGTATTGCCGTGGTAATCGCAGGCCGCCCTAATGTTGGTAAATCAAGCCTTCTTAATGCTTTGCTTGCCGAAGAAAGGGCCATTGTTACGCCTATTCCTGGAACCACCCGCGATATTATCGAAGAATTTGCTACTATAAAAGGCTTACCTGTTCGTCTTATTGATACAGCTGGCCTTAGAGAAACAGAAGACTTAGTGGAAGAAATAGGGGTTAAAAAGGCCAAAGAAAAGATTGCTACCGCAGATGTGGTAATTTTTATGCTTGATGGTTCTCTGGAGCCTACTGAAGAAGATTTAAAGCTTTACCAGGAAATAAAGGCCATGCCACACTTGGTAGTGATCAACAAAATAGACATTGCCTCTCACGAAAATTTGAATCGTTATCGCGAAATATTCCCTCAAGAAAAGCTTATTTTTATCTCCGCGCGTACAGGTGAAGGTCTTGAGGCTTTAGCTGAAGCCATTTTTGAGCTGGTAACTGGTCGCACGGAAGAATTTATCCCTTCGGTAGTGCCCAATTTGCGGCAAAAAATGGCCATTGAAAACGCCTTAAAAGCAACAGAACAGGCTATCTCCAATCTCAAAAAGACAGATATTTACCCTGAACTTATAGCTATTGATTTAAGAGACGCTTTAAGCTCTCTTGGAGAAATAACGGGAGAGACCACTACCGAAGACCTCCTTGACCGCATTTTCAGCAATTTCTGTTTAGGTAAGTAA